In the genome of Bradyrhizobium sp. CIAT3101, one region contains:
- a CDS encoding SH3 domain-containing protein gives MRLRTALVAALLLAPTAALAAPGIVTVSTGLRAGPGAGFPLVDRVPEGARVNIHGCLRGNAWCDVSFSDDRGWVSSQYLEYLYRNHYVYLPDYADEVDVPVVPFVLSSYWSSYYEGRPWYRRHAYWNNYWTSHERFATRMAIDPHAARIGRAATRDAAVALGRDAHGKGNVAVSGRDAATARHDATIAKREAAIGVDRNRAERSQRFVNERTAVQGRNPRDAQARMMHEQAASRAAIRAQPMARAHEAPRVSAAPAPRPAMPHVAQPNISHGAPMNAHAQMPAPRAAAPAPAMPHPGGGGGGAPRVNAAPHGGGPGGGPQKHQ, from the coding sequence ATGAGACTGAGAACCGCTTTAGTTGCTGCATTGCTGCTCGCGCCGACGGCCGCATTGGCCGCGCCGGGAATCGTCACCGTCTCGACCGGTCTGCGCGCCGGCCCGGGTGCGGGCTTTCCGCTTGTCGATCGCGTCCCCGAGGGCGCCCGCGTCAACATCCACGGTTGCCTGCGCGGCAATGCCTGGTGCGATGTGAGCTTCTCCGACGACCGCGGCTGGGTGTCGTCGCAATATCTCGAATATCTCTACCGCAATCACTACGTCTATCTGCCCGACTATGCCGACGAGGTTGACGTGCCCGTCGTCCCGTTCGTGCTGAGCTCGTACTGGTCGAGCTACTACGAGGGCCGCCCCTGGTATCGCCGCCACGCCTACTGGAATAACTACTGGACGTCGCATGAGCGCTTTGCGACGCGGATGGCGATCGATCCGCACGCCGCTCGGATCGGACGCGCCGCGACGCGTGACGCTGCGGTTGCGCTCGGCCGCGACGCGCATGGCAAGGGCAATGTTGCGGTCTCCGGCCGCGATGCCGCGACGGCGCGGCATGATGCGACGATCGCCAAGCGCGAGGCTGCAATCGGCGTCGATCGGAATCGCGCCGAACGGAGCCAGCGTTTCGTCAACGAGCGGACTGCGGTGCAAGGCCGCAATCCCCGTGATGCGCAGGCGCGGATGATGCACGAACAGGCGGCAAGCCGCGCTGCGATACGCGCGCAGCCGATGGCGCGTGCACATGAAGCGCCGCGTGTGTCGGCCGCACCGGCGCCCCGGCCCGCGATGCCGCACGTCGCTCAGCCGAATATCAGCCATGGCGCGCCGATGAACGCCCACGCGCAGATGCCGGCACCGCGTGCGGCTGCACCTGCGCCTGCGATGCCGCATCCCGGTGGCGGCGGCGGTGGCGCGCCGCGCGTCAACGCCGCGCCGCATGGCGGCGGGCCCGGTGGTGGTCCGCAGAAGCACCAGTGA
- a CDS encoding MarR family winged helix-turn-helix transcriptional regulator, which produces MKDNNDMPGHLARRFQQIAVAVFLAEVGEAGFDLTPVQYAALATIKANPGLDQVTLAGLIAYDRTTITGVVDRLVQKGLTERRASSRDRRARELEITDEGRRTLRKITPAVESAQQIMLRGLSAKEGEDLMRLLRKAIAAGNELSRAPLRDAQA; this is translated from the coding sequence GTGAAAGACAACAACGACATGCCCGGCCATCTGGCGCGCCGGTTCCAGCAGATCGCGGTCGCCGTGTTTCTCGCCGAGGTCGGCGAAGCCGGCTTCGACCTCACCCCGGTGCAATACGCGGCGCTTGCGACCATCAAGGCCAATCCGGGGCTCGACCAGGTCACGCTCGCGGGACTGATCGCCTATGACCGCACCACCATCACCGGCGTGGTCGATCGCCTCGTGCAGAAAGGCCTCACTGAGCGGCGCGCCAGCAGCCGCGACCGCCGCGCCCGCGAGCTCGAGATCACCGACGAGGGCCGCCGCACGCTGCGCAAGATCACGCCCGCGGTCGAATCTGCGCAACAGATCATGCTGCGCGGCCTCAGCGCCAAGGAAGGCGAGGACTTGATGCGGCTGCTACGCAAGGCCATCGCCGCCGGCAATGAGCTCAGCCGTGCTCCGCTGCGTGATGCGCAAGCATGA
- a CDS encoding L,D-transpeptidase yields the protein MQTTLSPSTDASMTPRDRQLLAHTPYAQANVPEQYLRHIVDYPRKEQPGTILVDTDARYLYYVLPDGKAIRYGVAVGEEAMAFSGVARVGRLAEWPDWVPTAEIQARLGPYPSRVAGGPANPLGARGIYLYTGNKDTLYRIHGTNQPEYIGQAISSGCIRMRNEDVIDLFDRVKLNATVVVLPPGQSAQMNAGPNWRG from the coding sequence ATGCAGACGACGCTCTCGCCATCGACGGATGCGAGCATGACGCCGCGCGACCGTCAGTTGCTGGCGCACACGCCTTACGCCCAGGCGAACGTGCCTGAGCAATATCTCCGCCACATCGTGGATTATCCGCGCAAGGAGCAGCCGGGCACGATCCTGGTCGATACCGATGCGCGCTATCTCTATTACGTACTGCCCGACGGCAAGGCGATCCGCTACGGCGTCGCGGTCGGCGAAGAGGCGATGGCCTTCTCGGGCGTCGCGCGTGTCGGTCGTCTGGCGGAATGGCCAGACTGGGTGCCGACGGCAGAGATCCAGGCGCGACTCGGGCCGTATCCGTCGCGCGTGGCCGGTGGTCCCGCCAATCCGCTGGGCGCGCGGGGCATCTATCTCTACACCGGCAACAAGGACACGCTCTACCGCATCCACGGCACCAACCAGCCGGAGTATATCGGGCAGGCGATCTCGTCGGGCTGCATCCGGATGCGCAATGAGGACGTAATCGATCTGTTCGATCGGGTGAAGCTCAACGCAACCGTCGTGGTGCTACCGCCTGGACAAAGTGCGCAGATGAATGCAGGACCGAACTGGCGCGGGTGA
- a CDS encoding TetR family transcriptional regulator: MPASAYTRAKQPEQVRRALLDHAAAIAMDHGVSGVTVQAVAAAAGVTKGGLFHHFGSKQALIEGLFADLLARVDAEIDAAIEADPKPRGSFTRAYVNAVFTGKAFGFATPWAALSMVVVTDPSLRKLWNDWMKARLKRHRATDATPELQIVRLAADGAWLSFVTTGQTRMNADLRAVHDRLIAQTYRRV, translated from the coding sequence ATGCCGGCGAGCGCCTATACCCGCGCCAAGCAGCCCGAGCAGGTGCGGCGCGCCCTGCTGGACCACGCCGCAGCGATCGCCATGGACCACGGCGTCTCCGGTGTCACGGTGCAAGCGGTGGCAGCGGCGGCCGGCGTCACCAAAGGCGGGCTGTTCCACCATTTCGGAAGCAAGCAGGCGCTGATCGAGGGCCTGTTCGCCGATCTGCTCGCCCGCGTTGATGCCGAGATCGACGCCGCCATCGAAGCGGATCCCAAGCCGCGCGGCAGTTTTACGCGCGCCTATGTCAATGCGGTGTTCACCGGCAAGGCGTTCGGCTTCGCCACGCCCTGGGCGGCGTTGAGCATGGTGGTCGTCACCGACCCCTCACTGCGCAAGCTCTGGAACGACTGGATGAAGGCGCGCCTCAAACGCCACCGCGCCACCGATGCGACGCCTGAGCTGCAGATCGTACGTCTGGCCGCAGACGGCGCCTGGCTGTCCTTTGTCACGACGGGACAGACCCGCATGAACGCCGATCTGCGCGCCGTGCACGACCGCCTGATCGCGCAGACCTATCGGCGCGTCTAG
- a CDS encoding O-methyltransferase encodes MTTPTITSLAPLLDRLFDQDEAARGATRAAFADVTDADRARMMQSKTDYRDLYARLRDAPLAVSRETGSLLYMLARSSRAKMIVEFGTSFGISTLHLAAGLRDNGGGRLITSEFEPSKVARARENLRDGGLIDLVEIREGDALKTLGKDLPDQIDLVLLDGAKALYPEILDLVEDRLKPGAIIVADNADFSPDYLARVRNPGSGYISTPFAGHVELTVRVN; translated from the coding sequence ATGACCACCCCGACCATCACCTCGCTTGCGCCGCTGCTGGATCGCCTATTCGACCAGGACGAAGCCGCACGCGGCGCGACACGAGCCGCCTTCGCCGACGTGACCGACGCCGACCGCGCGCGGATGATGCAGAGCAAGACCGATTACCGCGACCTCTACGCACGCCTGAGGGACGCGCCGCTCGCCGTCTCGCGCGAGACGGGCAGCCTGCTCTACATGCTGGCGCGCAGCTCGCGCGCGAAGATGATCGTCGAGTTCGGCACCTCGTTCGGTATATCGACCCTGCATCTGGCCGCAGGGTTGCGCGACAATGGCGGGGGAAGGCTCATTACCAGCGAATTCGAGCCGTCCAAGGTAGCGCGGGCGCGGGAAAATCTCAGAGACGGCGGGCTGATCGATCTCGTCGAAATCCGCGAAGGCGATGCGCTGAAGACGCTCGGCAAGGATTTGCCCGATCAGATTGATCTCGTGCTGCTCGATGGCGCCAAGGCGCTCTACCCGGAGATCCTCGATCTGGTCGAAGATCGTCTGAAGCCCGGCGCGATCATCGTCGCCGACAACGCCGATTTCAGCCCGGACTATCTCGCGCGCGTCCGCAATCCGGGCAGCGGCTACATATCCACGCCCTTCGCCGGGCACGTCGAACTCACCGTGCGGGTCAACTAG
- a CDS encoding TetR family transcriptional regulator — protein sequence MADRRSRSVSSRKQPQQTRSNELVAAILDAAVQVLAKEGAQRFTTARVADRAGVSVGSLYQYFPNKAAILFRLQSDEWRSTSELLRGILADQTKPPFVRLRALVHAFIRSECEEAAIRGALSDAAPLYRDAPEAEAARAAGEGIVAVFMREALPQASEATRELAGELIKTTLAEVGKRFSEAPRSEAEIARHADGLADMFCAYLDQLAGRGSHS from the coding sequence GTGGCCGATCGTCGAAGTCGTTCAGTTTCCTCACGAAAACAGCCGCAGCAGACCCGCTCCAACGAGCTGGTCGCGGCCATCCTCGATGCCGCTGTTCAGGTTCTGGCGAAGGAAGGGGCGCAGCGTTTCACCACTGCGCGGGTGGCTGATAGGGCCGGGGTGAGCGTCGGATCGCTCTACCAATATTTTCCGAACAAGGCGGCGATCCTGTTCCGCCTGCAGAGCGACGAGTGGCGAAGCACGAGCGAGCTCCTGCGCGGCATTTTGGCGGACCAGACGAAGCCACCCTTCGTGCGTCTGCGCGCGCTGGTGCACGCCTTCATACGTTCCGAATGCGAGGAGGCGGCGATCCGCGGCGCGCTGAGTGATGCCGCGCCGCTCTATCGCGATGCGCCCGAGGCCGAGGCGGCGCGCGCGGCCGGCGAGGGCATCGTCGCAGTCTTCATGCGCGAGGCGCTGCCACAGGCCTCGGAGGCGACGCGCGAGCTTGCCGGGGAGCTGATCAAGACGACGCTGGCGGAAGTCGGCAAGCGGTTCTCGGAAGCGCCGCGCAGCGAGGCCGAGATCGCGCGCCACGCCGACGGTCTGGCCGACATGTTCTGCGCCTACCTCGATCAGCTTGCAGGCCGCGGAAGTCATTCCTGA
- a CDS encoding multidrug efflux SMR transporter: MTSAFTSYAALALAIVFEVTASAFLQQSAQFTRPWPTLAMVLFYVASFYALSVAIRVIPLSIAYAIWGGIGIILTATVSFVLFRQMLDAAAFVGIGLIVSGVVVINLFSQTTAH; encoded by the coding sequence ATGACGTCCGCTTTCACCTCCTATGCCGCGCTTGCCCTCGCCATCGTGTTCGAGGTGACGGCGTCCGCCTTCCTGCAGCAGTCCGCGCAGTTCACGCGGCCCTGGCCGACGCTGGCGATGGTGCTGTTCTACGTGGCCTCGTTCTACGCGCTGTCGGTCGCGATCCGCGTCATCCCCCTGAGCATCGCCTATGCGATCTGGGGCGGGATCGGCATCATCCTGACTGCCACCGTCTCCTTCGTGCTGTTCCGCCAGATGCTGGACGCCGCAGCCTTCGTCGGCATCGGACTGATCGTCTCGGGGGTCGTGGTGATCAACCTGTTCTCGCAGACGACAGCGCATTGA
- a CDS encoding FAD-binding monooxygenase: protein MQFHLNGFQPGDPEIADPVERIQASGAVGAVPDEVDVLIVGCGPAGLTLAAQLAQFPDIKTCIVEQKPGRLAVGQADGIACRTLEMFHAYGFSERVLKEAYWVNETTFWKPDGQVPEKIVRSGRVQDVEDGLSEFPHVILNQARIHDGFLDVMRKSPAKLEPHYGRRLLDLQVDPAAGPADHAVTVRLERVDAANEGKVETIKARYVVGCDGARSTVRKSIGRELHGDSANHAWGVMDVLAVTDFPDIRFKVLIQSSKDGSLLIIPREGGYMVRLYVELAKLDIGERVANRNITAEDVIAKAQRILKPHTLEVKEIAWWSVYEIGQRLTDKFDDVPETEIDTRLPRIFIAGDACHTHSPKAGQGMNVSMQDAFNLGWKLAAVLRKQSAPSLLHSYSAERQAVAKELIDFDREWSGILASAAKAGGGDAAKTQDYFVRHGRYTAGTATHYTPSLLTGARSHQHLARGLVIGKRFHSAPVIRLGDAKPVHLGHAAQADGRFRIYAFSGAEDPAAPGSAIRALCSFLTEARESPLKRYTPAGADIDAVIDLRAVFQQDHRALAIEAMPTLLLPRKGRYGLLDYEKMFCPDLKSGHDVFDMRGIDRKAGCMVVVRPDQYVAQVLPLNDFAALAAYFDGFMLQVN from the coding sequence ATGCAATTCCATCTCAATGGATTCCAGCCGGGCGACCCCGAGATCGCCGATCCCGTCGAGCGCATCCAGGCCTCGGGCGCTGTCGGCGCCGTGCCTGATGAAGTCGATGTCCTCATCGTCGGCTGTGGCCCAGCGGGCCTGACGCTCGCGGCCCAGCTCGCACAATTCCCTGATATCAAGACCTGCATCGTCGAGCAGAAGCCGGGCCGGCTCGCGGTCGGCCAGGCCGACGGCATCGCCTGCCGCACCCTGGAGATGTTCCACGCCTACGGTTTCAGCGAGCGCGTGCTGAAGGAGGCCTATTGGGTCAACGAGACGACGTTCTGGAAGCCGGACGGGCAGGTGCCCGAGAAGATCGTCCGCAGCGGCCGGGTGCAGGACGTCGAGGACGGGCTGTCGGAATTCCCGCACGTGATCCTCAACCAGGCACGCATCCATGACGGTTTCCTCGACGTCATGCGAAAGTCGCCGGCCAAGCTCGAGCCCCATTACGGAAGGCGTCTGCTCGACCTCCAGGTCGATCCAGCCGCCGGGCCGGCCGACCATGCCGTGACGGTGCGCCTCGAACGCGTCGATGCCGCGAACGAGGGCAAGGTCGAGACGATCAAGGCGCGCTACGTTGTCGGTTGCGACGGCGCGCGCAGCACGGTGCGCAAGTCGATCGGCCGCGAGCTGCATGGCGATTCCGCCAACCATGCCTGGGGCGTGATGGACGTGCTGGCGGTGACCGATTTTCCCGACATCCGTTTCAAGGTGCTGATCCAGTCGTCGAAGGACGGCAGTCTTCTCATCATTCCGCGCGAGGGCGGCTACATGGTCCGCCTCTATGTCGAGCTGGCAAAGCTCGACATCGGCGAGCGCGTTGCCAACCGCAACATCACGGCCGAAGACGTGATTGCCAAAGCGCAGCGGATCCTGAAGCCGCATACGCTCGAGGTGAAGGAGATCGCCTGGTGGTCGGTCTACGAGATCGGCCAGCGCCTGACCGACAAGTTCGACGACGTGCCGGAAACCGAGATCGACACGCGGCTGCCGCGCATCTTCATCGCCGGCGATGCCTGTCATACCCACAGCCCGAAGGCCGGGCAGGGCATGAACGTCTCGATGCAGGACGCGTTCAACCTCGGCTGGAAGCTCGCCGCCGTGCTGCGGAAGCAGAGTGCGCCGAGCCTGCTTCATTCCTATTCGGCCGAGCGGCAGGCGGTCGCGAAGGAGCTGATCGATTTCGATCGTGAATGGTCCGGGATTCTCGCCTCCGCAGCGAAAGCCGGCGGTGGCGATGCGGCGAAGACGCAGGACTATTTCGTCAGGCACGGCCGCTACACCGCGGGCACGGCGACGCACTACACGCCGTCACTGCTCACCGGCGCACGCTCGCATCAGCATCTCGCGCGAGGCCTCGTCATCGGCAAACGCTTCCATTCGGCGCCGGTCATACGGCTTGGCGACGCCAAGCCCGTGCATCTCGGCCACGCGGCGCAGGCGGATGGTCGTTTCCGGATCTATGCGTTCTCCGGCGCCGAAGATCCGGCTGCGCCAGGCTCCGCCATTCGCGCGCTGTGCAGTTTCCTCACGGAAGCCAGGGAATCGCCGCTCAAGCGGTACACGCCGGCCGGTGCCGACATCGATGCCGTGATCGATCTGCGCGCGGTGTTTCAGCAGGATCATCGCGCACTCGCGATCGAGGCGATGCCGACGCTGCTGCTGCCGCGGAAAGGGCGCTACGGCTTGCTCGACTACGAAAAGATGTTTTGTCCGGACCTCAAGAGCGGACACGACGTGTTCGACATGCGCGGCATCGATCGGAAGGCCGGCTGCATGGTCGTGGTGCGGCCCGATCAATACGTCGCGCAGGTGCTGCCGCTCAATGATTTTGCGGCGCTCGCGGCGTATTTCGATGGCTTCATGTTGCAGGTGAACTGA